A region of the Harpia harpyja isolate bHarHar1 chromosome 14, bHarHar1 primary haplotype, whole genome shotgun sequence genome:
TGGTTCAGACTTATTAAATCAGTCATCAGTCTGACCAATTTGACAGGCTAAAGAGTTGAATGAATTCTTAGTTCATTCTCTTCTTTGTTCAGCTAAAGTAGTATATTTTATTCCACTATGCCTCTGAATTTGTAGTTATTTTTATGGTGCTAGAAGGCTGTAGACTGAAATTCTCAGTCAGAGGTCCCTTGGATCAGTATGGCTGAGGGTGCAAGTAAATTATCTGGCTAATGTGTTCAGAATGCTAGGGTTTTGCAACTAGAAAAGTTGGGGTGGGTGAAGGGAGCAGCATTTTGTTCTTGGCTGACTTACTACCTGTATCTTGCTCTTCTTGTGTGTATAGCTTTCTGTATGTAATCTTTCTGTATGCTTTATTCATGGCTAATGCTAGGCTGAAATAGCTGTTTGCAGGGGTTCGTGTCCTTTGGCAAACACTGAAGTCCAAATAGAAATGCTTCTCTAAAACTGCCTCTTTGGGGCTGTGGAGAGTACCAGCATTGGGTCTGAGCAGGCAACATATGAGAATGCTCTGAAGGGGCTAGGTTACAGCTAGGACTTCCAGCACTGACAAGTTATTACCCTGGGTTTTATTGAGTTATCTGTATGTTTTCTCATGTTTAGTTCTCTGTGGAATGGACTTGTGTTGATTTGATCTGATGTACTATACTCTAACCCTTAAGTCCTGTGAGCTCTGTTGGGATTTCTTCCACTTCTGAAGAACTGGGGCAATGGCAGGACCAGTCTTTAACAGTAAAGGAATTTTCAAGCTATTTTCCGTAAGTGTAGTGAGCTTGGGTACATCTGGAATGAAAAGCAATCCTGCACCTGGCAGCTTCTGTTAGGTGTGTTAGGAGTGGGAGGAACCTTGGTCTGAAAGGCAGTTCATGAGCCACTGGAGGGCTGGGATGCTGCAGAAGTGCTCTGCTCTGCATGGAAGAAAGAAGGTGAGATGCTTTTCAGCCTGTGAATCCTGCTGCCTCCTTGGTCCTGTTTCAGTGCAATGTTGTGGTAGTGTCGTGAGAGCTCTTGAATATGTCCACCCCAAACCAAGGTGAAAATGAGCAGCAATGGTAACCAAATACGAGGGCATAAGAACCAGATGGTTTATTTTACCAAGAGTTATGTTTTTGGACTTTGGCTCAGCTTCCTGCAGTTAGTTGGGCCTAAACTGAGAGGGTTTGTTGGCTAGTCATTCTCATCTTATCCTTTGTGCAAGTTGTCCAGACTTGCAAAGACCCTCAAACAACTGTTCTGAAGGTGCTGCGGTGATGTTCAATACTCTTTAAAGTATGTACAAAGTTAACTTCCAATGTTAAGCGTTTTGCTCAGGTTTTCAGCTGAGACTGGTATGCTTCCTCTAACAGAAGGTTATTTGAGTCCACTCTCTGGCTTCTGCCAGTAACTCGAGCGTTGCCCTGCCATGGGACTGCTGTGTTATCCTGCACATCCTCTCTTTAACCTTGATGGTCCTCTACAGCTGTTCCCTTTCCTGGCTGCCAGAGAGGTTTCTGAGAATCCTGGTCAGGGATACAGGTGATGTCCTAATATAAAAAGGGATCTGGCACCTCTAGTGCGACGTGCGTGTTAAACACGTGCTGTTGTCTCTAACAACAGAGACTGAAACAACCCCACAGAGCTGAGTAAATTACTATTTACTTGCAGTGCATAGTGGGCTTTGCTGTCAGACTTCTTTCATAGCACTGTCTGGTTGAAGTGCTTGTGTCAGTTCTGACATTGCTCATTCTTGCGGAGCAGAAAGCTGCCTGTGCCCTGGTAGATTCTCACTGGTCTGCCTAATGCCTTCTACAAAGCTGTGTGGCAGCTGTTAAAAGTCCTCGTTCGTGACCTGTTTCACAAATTGTTTCATGATAGTGCAGAACAATGCCAAGATCTAAGTTGACTGTCTTGTTGCTGCTCGGGGGTGATTTAAGGCTTTGCTTGCCAGGAAGATGAACACCTTGATCCAGATTTTATGTGAACATGTGGTGACCTTGTTGAGATGGAAGTCTGCTCTGAATAAGTGCAGCTGAGATCCATTGGAGCAGGGACTCTGGTGTGAATGCATCTTATTTCTTGAAGGAGATTTGTATGGGAAATGGAAGTGTTCTAATGCAAGAATATCTGGTTTTGCAGTTTGATGAAGGCCGTAACAACTTTGAAGGGGATCTCACAAAAGATAATTTACTGAACTTCATCAAGTCTAATGCATTGCCTCTGGTCATAGAGTTCACTGAACAGGTAGGTCTTTAGATAATTGGTAAGGCTTCTTCCTGTAGCTACTGCATGAATATAACAAAGCTTGAATTGTAGGTTGCATGGTCATGTTTTATCTTGGGGCTGACACCTGTTTGGGGTTATGGGGAAGTGTGAAGAACACAAGGGAAAGGAGGCATAAACTTGCCATTCAAAGCAGTCCTGTAGTGTTGGAAGCTCCTGTGGTCTAGTCAGAATAGCAGAGCCAAGCTAGTCTTGACACTGATTTACCTCTCTTCCAAAAGTAAAGTTTATTTtctactcctcagactgctcctaAAATCTTTGGAGGAGAGATCAAGACCCATATACTGCTGTTCCTACCAAAAAGTGTGTCTGACTATCAAGAGAAACTGGACAACTTCAAGAGTGCAGCTGGAAACTTCAAAGGGAAGGTGAGATGGATTTCTTGGATTATGAATTCACTGACTACCTCCTGCAGACAAGTGTAGCACTGTCTGTCTATATCCACTTAACAGCTGTGGAGGAGGACTTGAAGCTAGCACTCTCTCTACCTGTCTCTCTTGATAATAGGTGACTGAGTCACTTACTGGCTTGCAAAACTGTTGAAGGAGTAGCAGTTAATTCCTGACTTTCCTTCTTGCAGATGTAAATCTGACTCTGCCTTAACATCAGTGCCAGGTCTGTGCGCATGCTGTTTGAACTGTTGCGGCTCCAGCATTTGTGCTCTGACAGGGTGCCCTCTTAATGGgcttggagaaggaagaggggcCAGTTCAGCTACTGCCCATGCAAGTGTGTGTGTAAAGTATCGATAGCCAAGAGGCACTCATCTTCACCatactgcttttgatttttttcttccaaagatcCTCTTCATCTTCATAGACAGTGACCACAGTGACAACCAGAGGATTTTGGAGTTTTTTGGCCTAAAGAAAGAAGAATGTCCAGCTGTACGTCTGATCACGCTGGAGGAAGAAATGACCAAATACAAACCTGAATCAGATGACCTCACAGCAGACAAGATCAAAGAGTTCTGTAATAAGTTCCTGGAGGGCAAGATCAAGGTAATAAAGATAAATGCTGCTGGTGGTAAACCTACTGATTAAGCAAGCGTGAAAAAATCCTCCTTGTGAGGAGTTGTGTGAGTCATCTGGAGAAAATCCTTCCAACTAATGTACAGAGAATCTAGTGGGCTTTGTGCTGagaaacagaaggcaaaactACTGGGGCATGAAGACTGTAAGAAAGCAAGCTATGTACTGGCACCTGAGTACAATAAGAGcctgctctttctgctgcttaTGGGTAACTGTGCTGTTTATCCAGTTGCTCCTTCTGCCAGCAATCTGTGGAAGGTGTGAACTTGTGTGGCACAGTTTAAAGAGCTTTCAGCTCTAATCTGCTGGAGGTAGCCAGATGCAGCTTATTCCAGTAGTGACTGTTTAGCTAAACTCAGTCCTGTGGGAATGATACTGTCAGCAATATTGTTTCCTTCCTACAGAGCTCAATTGCAGTTCTCTCTGCACAAGAGCACCTGTTATTCCTATTTGTTCTGGGTGGGAAGGAGACTTTCTGTAAGCAGAAGAGGAAGTGACTGATTCATCTGATTGCTCACAGCCTATGATTGAGGCACTGAGGGGGGTGGTTAAATTTGGGTTTCCAGGATATGTGATTGCATGTACATTCCAAGCAGCTGTGTAGCAAACTGTATCTCTGAATTTCCCTTCTTATTCCAGCCCCACTTGATGAGTCAAGATCTTCCTGAAGACTGGGACAAGCAGCCTGTCAAAGTTCTAGTTGGGAAGAACTTTGAAGAAGTTGCTTTTGATGAGAATAAGAATGTCTTTGTAGAGTTCTGTAAGTATCTTTCAACAGCTGATTCCAAGTAACTGGCATGAAAGGAGTGCCAGAATACGGCATGACTAGGATTAGGGAGAAAGCATCTTAACAGAATCTAAGCCACAGAGTTGAAAAGATACATTGGTTGAAAAGATGCTTGTGAACTGTCTGGTGTGGGGTCTGAGGAGGAGTGGTGGTGGTAACTTGTTAGGTTGTTGGTGCTAGCCATGTTTTTGTAATTAACAGATGCCCCCTGGTGTGGTCACTGTAAGCAGCTGGCTCCTATCTGGGACAAGCTGGGAGAGACCTACAGGGACCATGAGAACATTGTCATTGCCAAGATGGATTCGACAGCCAATGAAGTAGAGGCAGTGAAAATCCACAGCTTCCCCACACTCAAGTTCTTCCCTGCAGGCTCTGGCAGAAATGTAAGGCAGCAGCTGACCTTTATGCAGATCACCTAACAAGGGAGCACTAGAAATGCTTAGTTGCCTGCTGCTTGAGTTCTGTTTTGGACATGTTCTTTGGGAGGGCTCTCCATTCTGTAGGGATGGAACACATCAAGTCTACAGGACATCCGAGACCCTTTGTGGGGGGCTGGGCTGTAGGAAAGAGTTTGGTGGGGGTGGGAAGTGGGAATGGGGAAAAGAGGGAGCATAGCAGAGGACAGTGCTCATCTGCAGGCTATTCTTTCCTCGCAGTGATCTCTGAAGTCTAGTGGCTGAGCTGTTTTCCTTCGTCTCATATGGGTGAAGGTGaatttttaaattcccttttgcTTGGCATGTTAACTGTTGCTCAGAAAGAGAATTCTCCTTTCCAGGGGTGTGGTTCTGTAGGTGCCCATAACCATTATCTTGATGTTTTTTCCTGTGTAGGTAATTGACTATAATGGGGAGAGGACACTAGAAGGCTTCAAAAAATTCTTGGAGAGCGGAGGTCAGGATGGGGCAGCAGCTGATGATGTAAGTAATATTAATATGGTACTCTGGGCCTTCAGAATGTGGAGCATGGGTCAGATCTGGTGCTATGCTTGAATCCTCAGTCCTAAATAAGATCCTGGATTGTTATGTGGCAGGAAAGGATACTGTTGGTGAACAAAAGTACCCACATCACAAAATGTGATCTATTCAGTTGCAGCTTGGCTGGCCATTGGCCTGTAATGGACTCCTTTTATTGACAACACTTCAGTTGGGTGTGAAATAAATGTTCTTGGGAGGCTTAAGCACAAATGCATGGAAACTGTTGATGATATAACCTCTAAACGTGCACGTGGTGGTCTGGTGGTTGTGCAAACTGCTGGAGTACTTAGAGTGCTTGTTTTTTATTGAGAACTCCTGCTCAGCACCTGGAATGTGAGCATTGTGATGGGCATTACATATGCAGTATATCTAGTTGGAAGCTCCTCACCTGCTGGGGTGGAGGGTGTTACAGGTGCAGGTACCGCCTTCCAGGGGTTTTTCTAATCCTTAAGGTCCCAAATTCAGAGCTCTTGGTAGAAGTCTCTGGATCTTTTGTTAACATGGCAGCAGAGAATAGTGAACAGATTAGCAATGCTGTTCTGTGCTTGGTTTTGGATCTGCCTAATGTGCCAGAAGCCAGCAGCTGTCTTTAACCCATACAGGATCTGGAGGACCTGGAGACAGATGAAGAAACAGACCTTGAGGAAGGTGATGATGAGCAGAAAATCCAAAAGGATGAATTGTAAAGAGAAGACTGATCTACATCACCCAAAAAATCAGACACTAAATTGGCTGCTGTTATGCAGTCCAGTGAGTCAGAAACCCATTAAGATTTAAAGCAGAAGGTGAATGACTGGAAATCCAGGGATTGGCTTTTAAAGTAACACTTTACCCTCACTTGTCTGTACACTTgactatcttttctttctttttgcttcagaAGGGATCTGTCACTAGGTagccagcccagccagctgggctttttttttttattgtgatgtACTTTTTTTGTACACAGCTTTTGTTTGAAGTATTCTGTTCTTCTGGGTAGAAGCAGATTGTGAAGTGGTAGCATGAGTTCAATGGCCCAACATTCTGGAGCCTTGCCACTAACATCTTctgagaaagcttttttttttttgtttgtttgttttccttttttttttttattttaaaactaaagccCATAATTGATTTCTGCACCTGGCAGGGTCCTAATGGTCTCAGCTGTTCTTCTCTGGAAATCAGCCTTCAGTATATGTAGGGGAAGAGGCAGTAGGCTGATGGCATCATCCTGGTGAAAGGTGTATGTGAAGGTGCTTCTCTTCATGCTGGCCAGAtgtttcctttcccctctgctttAAGACACTTGGAGATGACTATTCCAAACACCTGGAAGGGTGGAATACTGGGTGCACTGGCTGTGGCAGGCTCTGAGGGTGGAGGTGTTCACTGGCTCACCAGCTTAGACAAGACCTAGCTGTGTTGCCATCCTTTCGATCAAATGCAAGACTGTTTTGCAGTCACTTTCCATGCATTATTTTGAATGGGTTGACCAGGCAGGTGGGTGGTGTGGGAGGGCCTGATAAAATAGATCAAACAGGACACTTGCAATTACTGGGTTTTGGGGAGGAACTTGAACAGGGGAGTGCCTCAAAGGCCTGAGCTGCATCAGGCTGGTTCTTAGCATTCCGCTACAATAACATTGGAACTGAATTTGTTGGCCAAATAAAGTTGAGATTTTAATACTACTCTGTCTCTGTCTTTATCAGAATATAGAATGAATAAATTTGAACCTGAGCTGAAAGAGGATCAGACTTCTAGGGTGATTCTCAAGGGGCTCTGCCAAAATAGTGTGTGTTTGTCAGCTTTCTCAAACTTTCACTAAATTCCACTTTCTTGAGAGAAACTATTCTTTTTGAATGCTTCCAGTTTTGCAGGTGGCTTCTGGTACCTTAACctgaagaaatttgttttgtgtAATCTATAAAGGAAAAGAACTTCAGGATGACCATGTCATGTCCAGATTAAATCAGCTTGGGCAGGCAGACAACTAACAGCTGTTAGCAGTGAGTGGGTGTTGGCCTGGGCTCTGAGAATAAGTGGCTCAGCTTGCCAGCTGGCTTGAGGTGAGAGGACCTCACTGCTCTTGAGCAGTTAACCAAGGAATTTGCCTACAGGGAAACCTGGGGCTGCCTGTAGCGCGGCTAGTCAGGCTCACATGATCCAGTGAGCTACATTGCTATTTCCAAACCAGTCACTtactgctgaaaatattttcgTAAGAAAATATGCTATAAATGTCACATGGGAGGGCGTCGTGAAGCTAGAGGGCAACTCGGAAGGCTACTGGTGCCTGTCACTGAACATGGGTGCACTGGGGTGGTAGAACAGGAGTGTTGTACAACACTTGtctgcagcaccagctccagcTTCCTCCTGTGGTTGCCCTGGGAACAGAGCCCCTGCCGAGTCCTGGCATGGTCTACACAAACCTTCGGTGCAGCAGCACCTCAGCTGGGGCTGAACAGGCAATTGCTGACTGTAGGATCAGAAAATGGTGTTTGCTACTGCCTGTTCTGTTCATAATCAGTTGTGTTGTGTTTGTGACTGTTACCTGCAGTTAATGTGGAGAAGGATCTTAGAAGATGCCTCCCTCCAGGGCTGTGACCTCACACATCTGAAGGCAGGCAGCGGACTTGCTCTTAGTGTAGCCCAGTGTCCATTG
Encoded here:
- the P4HB gene encoding protein disulfide-isomerase, which gives rise to MAGGGGAERRGQWGRGGGRGRRVYKRRRRRGRTPGPARPDPPPSASMAGLSAIAALLCLLLPPSAAALEEEDGVLVLRATSFEEALAAHRYLLVEFYAPWCGHCKALAPEYVKAAAKLKAEGSEIRLAKVDATEESELAQQFGVRGYPTIKFFRNGDKAAPKEYTAGREADDIVSWLKKRTGPAAATLMDTAAAETLVDSSEVVVIGFFKDLTSEPAKEFLLAAEAVDDIPFGISSSADVFTKYQLSKDGVVLFKKFDEGRNNFEGDLTKDNLLNFIKSNALPLVIEFTEQTAPKIFGGEIKTHILLFLPKSVSDYQEKLDNFKSAAGNFKGKILFIFIDSDHSDNQRILEFFGLKKEECPAVRLITLEEEMTKYKPESDDLTADKIKEFCNKFLEGKIKPHLMSQDLPEDWDKQPVKVLVGKNFEEVAFDENKNVFVEFYAPWCGHCKQLAPIWDKLGETYRDHENIVIAKMDSTANEVEAVKIHSFPTLKFFPAGSGRNVIDYNGERTLEGFKKFLESGGQDGAAADDDLEDLETDEETDLEEGDDEQKIQKDEL